In Montipora foliosa isolate CH-2021 chromosome 9, ASM3666993v2, whole genome shotgun sequence, the DNA window GGttggttaaaaataataatattctttgtttatATCCAAAGCCAATGTTCGACACTTACTTTCTTACGCCCGTGGCCATCCCTCAaaatgacattggacatttcgtaacaattacaccactcaatatcccatcttaattCATGTATGACATgcttaccgctgtaaaaagaatgaaaacaggcaaaattggagctttagttcaacaagaaatagcgtttctaagctaagcCGCGCTGATCGATCTACAgcatttaggtctaaaaaccactttgaagacagttagctttcaattgttCTGCTGGGTACCACTGTAATGTCGATACTCTAAAAAAATTCGACTTTccgggagcttgtctcgttagtctagtcgATATCGGAAAAAGCAACGAGATGCCATCGATccaggttcaactctttgcctcacCTATTCTAAATCTTCTCTGCATacttaaaatgtttgtttctttgaagtagatttgaagtctgaagtagattgtacgtcgtgcaAGTTAATAAAAAGGGTAATGTCAGTTTGAGAGATGGCCATGAGTGTCGACCGAATcggcaaggtaaatatccaccactagccaccgacactgtgGTGAATAGTAGTTTTAGTATATTCTAGTGatataatatagcacaaaaagacgactttaactcatttattcctgcaaagatcacaatattttcgaacgcaaattccgcgcgaattcagtgctcggaggtgaatagcaacaGGTTTGGAGAAGCGTCTCCCTCGGAAATACAGCAACTTTTCTACAATGCCATCCCGGTAGCtacaaagaaagccacaaagttCGGCATAAACATACTAAATGGTAGGAATCTGTGACTGAGTACGAAACCTCGTAATTCTCGCTGTCGATAATTTTGCGTTTTAAGATCacgaaacaacaacacaaattaACCTTAATGTTTTAATCGtgtagtatatactaaaacaattattccgttCGTCATGTgcttatagccaactcggcgctacgagcctcgttggctatttatcaCCTCATTTCCAATGcacactcatggaataattgttaaataccgCACAAGTGAAGAGTGCTCTCCGggcgcgcgcgctgattggctaactcggGGGTGATTACCCAAGTGGTATTCACCTCCatttcggtgaataattgttaattaataaatGAAGGCTTACTAGTGATTAAATAAACTAGTTCATTCACTTGACTTCCATCTGCCTGATGTTTTGCCAATTATTATTGCTTTCACCTGATATACAATATCTTTAAGATTCTCTGGTCTGGCGAAAAAAGGATTGGTTGTGATTTCGTCTGTCAAGTTGTAATAgttggtttttggttttcatgTTAATGGaccgaaacaaaagatctctccttaaaggtcttttgttccacCAGCATCTGTACATTGCACCATTGCCACCTCGCACTAAAGGGATTGGTTTAAAGCAACGTCTAGGACCGTCTAATTGAAATAGTATGCCGCAGTAAGATCTTCATTTAATCCGATTTTAGACAAATAACAAGTTAATTAATATGATTTTGACAATTACTATCTGCAGCCTTTTTTTATTAAGAGGTCTAAAATAAGTTATTGGCTTTAAacttttcgtaaaaaaaaatggtaacAAGACAAAGTTGGCGAAGCAAAAAGAATAGTACTTACTATATGCGCGCAGATGCAAATGGAAATTGCTAAGGATCAAGGAATGTTATATGTGCAACCAGTATTTCAGAGTGGAAGTGCTTCTTCCTCCTTACTTTTTGAGCAAAGACAACTAATTCTCATGTGAATCGTGTGAATTTTTAGCTTCAAAAGAAGCGCGACAAAACGTGTTTCAGCGAATGAGACATTGCTTGCCTTGTAGTTTACTGGACCAAACACGATTTAAGCGATCTTTGCACAACACGAGCACATACTGTAAACCTGAATCTTCCTTACACGCTACACATCTAAAGCACCTCACGTCAATGCTTTGAAAGGTCTGGGGCAAAAGCTTCGGTAGGTGAATGGGGTTATCTGCGGTCAAATTTTCAAATGTCATCATGAGAAATATCGTTACTTTTTAATTACTTTCTTCTCCGTATTTCAACAGTTTTACGATATCATCGCACTTAAATCTTCCGTCATCATCAGTCAGGGTTCCATGCATAAAAACCTCATCGACCTAAAACGAAAAATAATTGACAAAATTAGCAAGCGATACATTGCTGATGTAGCATCAGTTTTGAAACGACTCTGTAGGCACACAAAAGTGTTCTATTCTCATAGCATCGGCAGAAATTCGCTTCAGCTGTAGGCCGTGTTCGTACTGAAACCATGACTGCCAGCTGCTGCTGTTCTGTCACTGATAATTGATACTTGCTATAGATCGGCTTCTtttagaaaaacaaaaccacaaGAGCAAAAAGATATATGAAAATAATTTCCCAAGCCAAGAACGACTTCATCGGGGATCCGGAAAAGGTTTTGGAACAGCATCACATTAGTATACCTGTTGCTCTGTGAGCCTCGTTCCCATGGTCGTCAGCACTTCTTTCAACTCATCCAGATTTATAACTCCATCGCTGTCGTCATCAAAACACATGAAAGCGTTTCTGATCAAATCTTCGGGGTCTGCTGCGCTCATCTTTGAAGCAAACATGttcacaaatgttgtaaaatCAACACTTCCCGGTACCTCACTCAGCATTTCTCGAACTTGTTTTTCAGATGGCTCCTGCCCGAGTGATACCAGAATTGTCTCGAGGTCGCCTTTACTTATAATTCCATCTCGGTCTTGGTCGATGAGATTAAACGCATCCTGAAGTTGCTTTAACTGCTCCTTGTTCAAATGAGGAGTGACGTTAGACCAGGGAAATGATCGCCTTGATTTTCGCCGGGGGTGAAGTTTGCTTCCATCAGCGTGGTGCATGGCGAGTCAAATCAAAGAGAAAGCCTTCTGCTCAGTGTATTATCCAACACGTGGCATGAAATATTAAGAAGCCTCTCAAGTATTATGAGAATGAAAAGTGATAACTTCGAATTCCATAAAGAACTGATTAATAGCACTCGGTCTATTCAGGCCATCTGCCTTACTAAGAACTGCAGAATTTTTAATGCAGGCATGGTCTGGAATGCACCATCAACTATAAAAATTTGCTTGGTTTCGAGAAAAAAAGACCGATGCATCAGCGATCAAGACCCtttgaaaaagtgaaaaaaaaaaacttaaacacCATATAGAACTTTGCTATTTTTTTGGTAATGTCATGTTTAGTCATTTAAAAGGTTATTGTCACTTTTAGAAGCGCCTATATAGTtaaggaagaaaacaaaaaatgacCTCAAAAGCTCGTTGTGttaactttaaattttcatctcaaaggcatttttttttgtctataaacaaatttattttttctttaatttcaaatcACGTGTAAAATGCATCGTGTTTCCAAAAGTTGTCTTCTTTTAAACCAATTACAGTATGATGTCTGTTGGCTCAGCATGCTGATTTTCAAATTTGGAATTACGTGATTTTTTCTTGGTGAGgcattaggtgcggttacatacaccatggtaaatgccattttcCATGAATGGTAAATTATCCCGTGGTGCCTCACACgtgggttttagtataccgtgttaaccATCGCTCACACGATACGAAGATCACATTACCGGGATAAAAACAAATCTCACGCAAGTCATTGTCGATCATTGGCAGGAAATTTAAATCACAACTTCATGAAACGTACACCCGGCCTTCCAAGTTACCACGTTAAATGTCGTGGGCGCTTCgtctgatctttttgacgtatccatggaaatttaccACGAGAAATTTACCTTGAGAAATGTCTGTCACGCGCACTAAAtgcagtttcccgtggtaaaagggTCATTTCACCGCGGTTAAAGTGCCCCTTGTAACCACACCTATTTTCTCTCtactttactttcatgaaagaCCCATCAAGAGTCACACGCGGcgcaaaataaaaatgaaaataaagtttggGGGCATGAAAAACTTTGGCCGGAAAACCTTCTGCCTTTTGGTACGTTCGAGCCTTAATCTGCTATTTAGGAAGGTGTCCGTTGTAACTTACATTTCTTTTGATGGAATGATCGATAATCAtcttttttaaggtggctcaaaccagtttcaacattttcaagagatcttgttattagaaggattgacactacaacacttcaTCACGCAACAGCAATGTTAAAGTACCGTgtaaaacaacaattattgctgaacaatatgcagtcatttttgtggcgtaacaagttaccatgacaacaggaaagccttgcaaaaacaccctatattttggcctCAGTTGcccatatctgaaaaacgaactcggtgaccctgattttttattgcacagaagtgatcagcaggccaagataaaaatgtaaagtttaaagaaattctgtcgagcggattcagagctaccttaaattttcaattgggtaaggtggctctgaatccgcttcaCAGAAATTTTTTAATCTTTGCAGACAGTTTTATTTTGGCATGCTGATTagatttcaaaaataaaaaaaatgggggtcaccgggttcgtttttgagatatgagcagctaaagcaaAAATATGGGGTGtgtttgcagggctttcctgttgccacggtaaccttttatgacacaaaaatgaccgaatctttttcagcaataattggtgtgtTATATGGTACCAAAatattgctgttaagtgatagaGTGTTGTattgtcaatccttctaataagaacgtttctttcaagtgttgaaactggtttgagccaccttattAAAGAACATCTTCATACGCATGTCCCGTTATCTTCTCCATTGAGAAGACCATCGTGACCAGCCATTGAGATGCTAGATGCTGTcgattgtttattgttttttcaatgtttgattattactttctttctttctttcttctgaaATTTCATACAGAGGTGAACTGGGACTGCATTGGACTGcatgttatttcttttgttgtgaGTGAAAACTGGAACGAGAGCTTAAAAAACGCCTTGCACATCTTTCAATGGCTGAGGATATTAATGTGGAGGTGATTGTTAAACTTGGTGGCTGTGCTGTAACTCATAAAGGAAATTTTGAAACAGTTAAGCACGAAGCTATTGAGGCCGCCGCCAAGGTGGTGAAGGAGATTAAGGGAAAATGCATCGTCATCCATGGGGCCGGGTACGTATTAAAACGAAGAAAGCTTGAGAAATAGCAGCTAGCGCGGCTATCTGACCAGACATTGTCAGAGAAATGTACCCTTATTGACGAGCTGTGCCATATGATTAAATACCGATAATAGAGAAATAACGGTGGGTGTTTTCATAGACTTGtctaaagcatttgacactgtagatcacaatattttgcttgaaaaattAGAACACTACGGAATCAGGGGTCTTGCACTCAAGTGGTTTCGTAGTTATCTGAGTAATAGGCAACAGTATGTGGAGTTTAATGGTTTGTGCTCTTTTCGTCAACGGATTAGGTGCGGCGTACCGCAAGGGTCAATTCTGGGCCCTCTCTTATTTCTGATATACATTAATGACTTATGTAATGTGTCAAGTGTTTTAGAATTTatactttttgctgacgatacgaatatatttttttctcataaagatatAAATACTCTATCTACAACTTTTAACctcgaaatgacaaaattatctgattggtgtcgagcaaacaagctttctattaacttaaagaaatctaactttatgattttccaacctcgacaaaaaagacaaaaatacaatCTTGCTTTTACAATAGATGGCTCTTCGATTGAGCAGGTAAAAGAGACTGTATTTTTGGGTGTAGTTATCGATGAAAACTTGACTTGGAAACCTCACATCTTAAATGTATccagaaaaatttcaaagtccattggtatcctgtacaggtcaagtttttgcctttctaccgcctctcttcgtattttgtattataGCTTAATTTATCCATACTTAATTTACTGTGTTTCTGTGTGGGAACTGACCTATAattctaacttaaaaagaatagttactttccagaagaaagcaattagaattgttgctaaagttccctttgattcccatacagatcctatttttcaagatctcgaagttttaaaatttagtaatattgttttgtttcatttaggcaagtttatgtttttcttctctaaaggtttacttccgaattcatttaatgacatgtttacactggctaattacattcatccttataacactagaaactcatctaattccaatttttatattccattagttcgcactaatatacgaaaattttcaatccgcttccaaggccctaaatttttcaattctcttgacagtcaaattaagtcatctggatctaccgctcagttttgcaaaaaccttaaaagatttcttctttatcgttagtagcatcaaattctttgaagtatttacgcttttgtatttttgtggataaatgtgtgtttgtgcactctttcgtctttttaataatatattgtattacgtcccagtgctatcttaaacttaatttcttagtctaatttgaggaagcccatagctccataagctcttatagtttctttatgggcttcctcgccttttttacaattttttgtattttgtttattaaattggatacattatatgtaatcatggcaaataaaaaccttgaaaccttgaaaccttgaaaccgcATCAAATTATCGGAAAAAGCGTCCAAGTAATGATACTTAGAAAGAGTTGAcgtttaatatatcgaaaacgGCCTATTCCATTTGTTTTAGCTGACTGCATGTCTTTTAATTAAGTTTTGGCAAAATCCCATCCAACAGGAAATCCAAAAGACGGCAATTCTAGGAAGAGCACAAATTCTGAGTAGGATACGATTCCTGTTAATTGTGCATTTAAATAGAACAAGCGATGCTATAATATTGCCCAAGGACAATTTGATCTTCAGGCCCGAGAAGGAAAAACATTGGATAAACTGAAGATCAACAAAAATAATGAGAACAATTAATAATAGCAGTTATAGTCACAATAAATTGTCAAGCTGACATTGCTTAGAACAAGTGCTCTGTGGATTGGTGAGACCATTAATCAAATTGAATGTTGGATTTTGTTGAGAGGGAAAAACCAAAGCATCCGGCGAAAAACCTCTTGTTTCAGAGTAGAgtagcaacaaactcaacccacatttaACGTTAAAACTTGTAaaagtaaagtcactttatttaacatcagtagttccttcagctatgAGGCTGATATCGACGGAAGCCAACAGTGCACCCTTTACTTTCCAGCCCCTCTGTCAGTGTTCACgtgtatttaaagctatagctacatggatcagaggaaagttgaAACAGATGTCGAAGTCACAGAGGATCAAactggggacctcttgctcTGAAAGTCTTGCACTAACCAACTTAGCTACGCCTGCTCCTTTTAATTCGGGAATTACACTTATACGTTGGAGGaagacattagggagcttaagcacgttcGTTTTTGGGAcgcggatggcaaccggaagtgtgctgttttcccttttaacctgttttcacacaaccacatttacatttccAAGTATCTTTTATCCATTAGAgataattagtataaaaatttgggagacaccactgccctgggacacgaaattttctcttccggtggACGTCTGCAtcttaaaaacgcgcgtgcttaagctctctattagTTGCTTCACCACTGCACCAATCCCTCTCATAATTATTATACACTTTGATCAAGTAAAGATAAAATAAGGCATTGAAAAGATAAATAACTTTACAAATTATTTGGGTTGAGGGCAACTGTGAAAGGGCTGCAATttgagaagataattttttttattaagaaaaTGTGACATTCATGCTTTCATGCAGCagctttgaaaataaattaaatgtaaAATTTACTCTTTTTATATTGTAAGTCATTGATTGCAGATCCTTTGGGCACTTTCAAGCCCATGAGTATGGAACAGCTAATGGGTTTTCTGAAGATCACGACAAAAGCTGCATTGGCTTTGCAAAGACTAGGCAATCTGTTACCAAGGTATTATAAACCCTTTTTTCACCTGTAGCTTTAAAACACTGCATATAGAATGACTTTTTGGGAAGAGTGCTATATGATCAAAATTAGACTGAAATGATCATATCTTGAATGATGGAGACAAATATGCAGGGAATTTATAATTTAAATCTGAAAAGATTCCACTGCATTAATTTATTTGCCCAGAAATGCAGGTAGTGAGATTTTTGCTCACAACATCACAAAGCACTCCTCTAAGTTTTAGCCTAAACTTTGTATATTCAGTAATGAGGTTTGTGCTACCTTTAGTTTTGTAAGGTTGGGTTTGTGTAATTGTTGCTGTTTACTTGTAATGAGGAACAGAGCTTGGAGGCACTTTGTGACATTTATGAGCTGCGTGTAAGGATGATTGTACTTAAGTCTGAAGTtgagaagagagaaagagaacactACATTATGCATATCAAAATTAGCATGCATCTCTGTTTGTGCATTTGTGGGCATGACATTCCTCAACTATATAGCTACATGGTTACAAATTACATTAATTTGGGTTCCGTAGTACTCTGTTACTAAGCAGTGCTGCCTCATGATCTTTCCttgtcctttttctttctttacacAGCTGCAGCACATGATTACTGAGGTATTCATTGCAAATGGTATCCCAGCTGTAGGGATTTCAGTAAGTATCTATTCCTTGTGATCATCGATCCACTTATTTGGTACTTTTTGCATCATCAGTTGTAAAAGGCACGTACATGCTAGGAGTGAGAGAAAAGAAACATGCTCTGTTATTGGAATGTACAGTATGTAACAGTCTGTAAAATTGCGTGGGAGATTGAGCTAGTCCTTTCAAAGAAACAAAGTCTTAGACATTTTATGGCTTAATGTGCATGAAATTCCACATATTCTTCCTAACTTTTATTTCATGtgtatacagtcaactctctctaagacggacaccaTAGGGGCCGGCCTCAGCTGTCCATCTTAAAGAGGTGTTcagcttaaggaggctcgaaagggttttcagctgagcgcgcgcgcgtaagccacacacgcaattcgtaagctgcttgcgtcagctcatgatttaaatgggtcaccagaaataaacaaataccgctaatttcgcttacctttctccaattcttatatacatggcatataaatagacatctcctattcacgaaaactacgaaaattctacttaaacggtttaatagttacttaaatccgtttgtgttgacctgtagctccacttgcgcgcggactcgaatgagcgggtgacgcatgcgtaaatgctgatcttgtaaccccctaatttttcctgattttgcaactttactcgtttatatctctgcttctggacggtgaattttttttattttttgcatgttagcttagattaatttaaaccgtttgtctttcaaatttaaaaaaattctgtaggtgaaaaaaataattagagacacaattcaaaaaaacttacttttctgaaaaactgacctacagattttgttgaattttaaatattttagagagtatttctagcattatctggtaacgatgaatgggaaaatttcaccgtcccgtttcttcaaaaaggaccacatatgttgattttaaggctcaaagaaatgcccaatatcgttgccatggtaacattatttttgagGAAAACATGAAGTGAGAAATCTGtgataggtacttaataccctggccaaatttcgtcttgatatgattgcccaaactatatctaaggacagaatatgtttatttgtttgaaaaaaggagaaactatttcgagcctccttaaagagAGTCAATGTAACATGACCCCAGGAATTTTAAGATAATGCTGAACCTGTGCACATTGAATACGCATCTGTTTATAGTTTGTCTTAAGTTATTTACTTTAACGAAACTTACCTACTTTAGATTACGATACAATTCGGGTTGACacctccaagttattttttgaatgggacaatgactgatttaattttaatttgtactgtatgtattccggcaacaagataaaaattatttgttttttaattggtGCTAAATCGTAACTTGCAGTCAAATTCAGCACCTTTCAAGTGTCTGTTGACGATTTCAAAGTGTCCGTTGTCCATCTTATGGAGGTGTCTGTCTTATAAAGAGTTTGGTTATAGCAAAATGACTAAGAAATGACCGGGATCAGCACcaggtgtccgtcttatagagGTGTCCGTTACAGAGGTTTCCAATAAGAGAGTTGACTGTACCACTGTTCAAATCTATGAAATTTTAGATATTCTGCAATCATTTGGGTGTTTAGACGGAAAGAATAGTTGGTAGAGGAGGACTTCATGGagaccattaattttttttgcaatgttcACAAAAAGATGGCAGATGTAATCCCTAGTGATGTCGTCAAGTAATCTAATATATATGGCTGGAAGTTGACTCCCACGAGCCCCAGGGGGCCACAGTTAAtgattaaaatcgtctggcgttagacagagtaaaatttatgAAGGTGTTCTCCCGGTAGTCAATGgtgttaatggaggggacagtGGTCAATTGACCCATTGATTCCCAGTGCACCCTAGGGTgtccccagttgacgagtaaaatcgtctagtattaagtctcactctcgaaggcgaggtgaatatcgaCGAATCAAAACAGAGACGATGTCAAGGTTTTTATGCACCGTATTATAATAATTGGGAGgcatggtggcctcatggttagtgcgctcgactccggattgagtggtccaggttcggggcctggccggggacattgtgttgtgttcttgggcaagacactttactctcacggggTCTCTCTCCAccaaggtgtataaatgggtaccgtcgtaatgctgggggtaaccctgcgatggactagcattgcatccaggggggagtagaaatactcctagtcacttcatgccacggaaaccggagataagcgccggcctgatgggccttctggcataggtgattatttgaaaaatatgcattttctttagaacaattaatttattcgtctgtcacctAGACAAAAAgacttgcggccattttgaaaaaaaaaaatactgcttaggtgattatcacgtaataatcacctcaagtgtaACCAATCAGCGTAGAGAATTTTTAATAATCAACTATGTAGTTAAACTAACTAAACTATTATGCCTGAAGGACCTgaagaaaaaattgtaaataccAGTTTTTCTGTTATCcttgtcatcatcgtcatttgTCTACCACCGTAATCGTCATTTAAATTAATTCTGTTACGTGAATTTTATCTTGGAGCATTGAACTTTCATGTGTACCATACAGGAGGTTTTCGATTCAACCCTGGCTGCAGCGGCAGCCAGACTCATTGTCTTTGATGAGAAAGTGCTGTCGATTTTGAATTGAAATGTGACAATGCCAAGTCTTTCGAGCCCTTTCATATAAAGAACATAAGCTATAAGTCACCAAACTTAATGTTCaaaaccctgtgggacgttaaagaggTTAAGTTtaagtctgcatacgagccaagtggcccatcaggccggagcttatcctggtttccatggcatgaagcgactaggagtatttctactcccccctggatgggatgccagtccatcgcagggttacccccagtatttcgccagtacccatttataaattgtcttgcccaagaacacaacacaatgttcccggccaggacccgaacccggggcccgtttctcgagagtcccgaaaacttttcgggcccgaaaagccatttgtgaaagtgccagccgcttgatttggaaagccgatcttttgacatgttttcaaggtaacaaaaagaaaagtgactgtgaagtttgacgacttaaatcctctccgttcttgagatacaaagggaattgtgacacccgaaaatggcccgtaaagtttcgggactttcgagaaacaggcccccggacccggaccattcgctccggagtcgagcacactaaagaacccacacataATTTACAGTGAGTAGGCCATAGAGTTCTGGTTGGCCTTTCCTTTGCGGTTTTGACGCTTCAAGAACGAGGTACACCCTGAGGTTTGTTTTTGCCATTGTTTGGACTTAGCCATGTAGCCACGTAGCCAGTTTCACGTTTGCGCGTTACAGAATGCACGCGTAGTCACGTAGCTGGTTTAAATAATTAAGCATTTGCGCTATTCAAGAACTAAAACTGAATACATTTTGTGTGCATGTACTGCTTGTTAGCCATGTGGTTCTTGGCTCACTGGTGGAGGTGTGGTGACACGATCAGCGGTCCAGCCATTAGTCGAGTTGATCGCAGAGGGCTTTGTACCGATTCTACACGGTGACTGTGTATTGGACAGTGAACAAGGATGCGCAATTCTCAGTGGGGACAAAATTATCGAGGTATTATCATTATGTGGTGACCTGAATTAAGAACCACGATGAACTAGGACGGATATAATGGGTCAGTTTATTTGCATACGACTTTGGTCAGATTGTAAGCGGCCGCAAACCTTCAAAGATGTGTCCGTGTCCGAGTCTATAAAGAAGGCTAATAAGCGCCTATATTTTCTTGTTATGTTGAAGAGAGCCGGTGTTCCATTGAAAGATATTGTAGCTTTTTATACAACCGCTATAAGGCCTGTCCTCGAATACTGTTCTCCAGTTTTCCACCATGCCCTTCCTAAGTACCTCTGTAACGACATTGAAAGAGTACAGAAGAGGGCGTTATCCATCATTATGCCCAATAATTCGTATGAGGTTAGCTTAGTCAATTTTAATCTAACTACTTTACAGGCAAGAAGAGAGCAGCAGTGTTTCAAGCTATTTGATTA includes these proteins:
- the LOC137971310 gene encoding uncharacterized protein isoform X4; the encoded protein is MAEDINVEVIVKLGGCAVTHKGNFETVKHEAIEAAAKVVKEIKGKCIVIHGAGSFGHFQAHEYGTANGFSEDHDKSCIGFAKTRQSVTKLQHMITEVFIANGIPAVGISPCGSWLTGGGVVTRSAVQPLVELIAEGFVPILHGDCVLDSEQGCAILSGDKIIEKLVEELHPSRVVFLTDVDGIYDKPPSNEGATLLRRVSVKPNGKLTIAIETSALTHDVTGGVWEKLRTASNIVLISEGQTRVFVGNIMSETVAYSVCVLGVLENERGTEIVGES
- the LOC137971310 gene encoding uncharacterized protein isoform X3 produces the protein MAEDINVEVIVKLGGCAVTHKGNFETVKHEAIEAAAKVVKEIKGKCIVIHGAGSFGHFQAHEYGTANGFSEDHDKSCIGFAKTRQSVTKLQHMITEVFIANGIPAVGISPCGSWLTGGGVVTRSAVQPLVELIAEGFVPILHGDCVLDSEQGCAILSGDKIIEKLVEELHPSRVVFLTDVDGIYDKPPSNEGATLLRRVSVKPNGKLTIAIETSALTHDVTGGVWEKLRTASNIVLISEGQTRVFVGNIMSETVAYSVCVLGVLENERGFILKSHSLNQSEICDKLS
- the LOC137971310 gene encoding uncharacterized protein isoform X5 → MAEDINVEVIVKLGGCAVTHKGNFETVKHEAIEAAAKVVKEIKGKCIVIHGAGSFGHFQAHEYGTANGFSEDHDKSCIGFAKTRQSVTKLQHMITEVFIANGIPAVGISPCGSWLTGGGVVTRSAVQPLVELIAEGFVPILHGDCVLDSEQGCAILSGDKIIEKLVEELHPSRVVFLTDVDGIYDKPPSNEGATLLRRVSVKPNGKLTIAIETSALTHDVTGGVWEKLRTASNIVLISEGQTRVFVGNIMSETVAYSVCVLGVLENERGN
- the LOC137970216 gene encoding myosin regulatory light polypeptide 9-like, coding for MHHADGSKLHPRRKSRRSFPWSNVTPHLNKEQLKQLQDAFNLIDQDRDGIISKGDLETILVSLGQEPSEKQVREMLSEVPGSVDFTTFVNMFASKMSAADPEDLIRNAFMCFDDDSDGVINLDELKEVLTTMGTRLTEQQVDEVFMHGTLTDDDGRFKCDDIVKLLKYGEESN